The following are from one region of the Zonotrichia albicollis isolate bZonAlb1 chromosome 15, bZonAlb1.hap1, whole genome shotgun sequence genome:
- the STK32A gene encoding serine/threonine-protein kinase 32A: protein MGASTSSRSPPFDGNGDVTFDHFEILRAIGKGSFGKVCVVQKTDTKKMYAMKYMNKQKCVERNEVRNVFKELQIMQGLEHPFLVNLWYSFQDEEDMFMVVDLLLGGDLRYHLQQNVRFQEATVKLFICELVLALDYLQSRHIIHRDIKPDNILLDERGHVHVTDFNIATMLTKESPVTTIAGTKPYMAPEMFSSTKPTSYSFAVDWWSLGVTAYELLRTRRPYHIRSNASPGDIARVLRTAAVAFPAAWSPGMVGLLRKLLELNPEKRFSQLKDIQSFPYLSDVNWDAVLQKRILPEFIPVKGRLNCDPAFELEEMILESKPLHKKKKRLAKKEKDTSKINSSQASHLQKRLEMLQRDFIVFNREKVRPHCDSIQETMTKSGGPHREDNQNISL, encoded by the exons ATGGGGGCGAGCACCTCCAGCAGGTCACCCCCCTTTGATGGCAACGGGGATG TTACCTTCGACCATTTTGAGATTTTGCGAGCTATTGGGAAGGGCAGCTTTGGAAAA GTCTGTGTGGTGCAAAAGACTGACACCAAGAAGATGTACGCCATGAAATACATGAACAAACAGAAGTGTGTGGAGCGAAATGAAGTGAGAAATGTTTTCAAGGAGCTGCAGATTATGCAGGGCCTGGAACACCCTTTCCTGGTTAATTTATG GTACTCATTCCAGGACGAAGAGGATATGTTCATGGTGGTTGACCTGCTGCTCGGAGGGGACCTGCGCTACCACCTCCAACAAAACGTGCGGTTccaagaggccactgtgaaACTCTTCATCTGTGAGCTGGTGCTGGCCCTTGACTacttgcagagcaggcacaTCATCCACAG AGATATCAAGCCCGACAACATTTTACTGGATGAGCGCG GACACGTGCACGTCACTGATTTCAATATTGCCACCATGCTGACCAAGGAGAGCCCTGTCACCACCATCGCTGGCACCAAGCCCTACATGG CGCCTGAAATGTTCAGCTCCACAAAACCCACCAGCTACTCCTTTGCCGTGGACTGGTGGTCGCTGGGAGTCACTGCCTACGAGCTGCTCCGAACCCGG AGGCCGTACCACATTCGGTCCAACGCTTCCCCGGGCGACATCGCTCGCGTGCTCCGGACGGCGGCGGTGGCGTTCCCGGCGGCGTGGAGCCCGGGCATGGTGGGGCTCCTCCGGAAG TTGCTCGAGCTGAACCCCGAGAAACGTTTTTCTCAGCTCAAGGACATCCAGTCCTTCCCGTACCTGTCTGATGTGAACTGGGATGCTGTTCTCCAGAAAAGAATACTGCCAGAATTCATTCCCGTG AAAGGCAGACTGAACTGTGACCCAGCCTTTGAACTGGAAGAAATGATCCTGGAATCCAAACctcttcacaaaaaaaaaaagcgctTGGCTAAGAAGGAGAAAGACACAAGCAAAATCAATTCATCCCAG GCCAGCCACCTCCAGAAGCGCCTGGAAATGCTCCAGAGAGACTTCATTGTTTTCAACAGAGAAAA GGTAAGACCTCACTGTGACAGCATCCAAGAGACCATGACAAAAAGTGGCGGCCCACACAGGGAGGACAATCAGAACATCAGCCtctga